In the Malania oleifera isolate guangnan ecotype guangnan chromosome 1, ASM2987363v1, whole genome shotgun sequence genome, one interval contains:
- the LOC131147782 gene encoding uncharacterized protein LOC131147782, whose amino-acid sequence MEDTVVYQETESVVQLYSERQQKQWGDSLNEESEVELPAKLYGHISFLLHITVNPQMVKALVDFWNPPYTCFTIDGIDMVPTIEEYTSLLHLMTQRSPYRTYVPNSRISLARELYNLAGVKIQRTVGESKRITWKCLKELLEEEKGEEVQIHLFALAIYGLIVFPKELGTIDRSTISFVGQVKNGANPIPGILAETFRSLNKCRSKGQERLKCCVSLLYVWFASHLPSNQGGYRNTFLALRISLAEFEEAQQNVQWSKANWNEKLHKLRELGLVWQAPWMNHSNMMYRCGNFPWVPLLGPWGGIAYAPLMARRQVGASQFVPMTHGLADSDFAYEIGDTQNQIRKFMVAWKHVHLIGPGDEIATIQGNYEVWRENRVNPQLKRIPEVVIEHVKSPSACMQLKLQGDPCPAEKGDARAEVENQQKEALISVYRKEIKQQRIRYIQSEEEVVALRKERRRLRAALERKSQMLEDAHTESKKKSLYIQELERQWNEQRSNYNQVLEKMEPCITKAGYWEAKFRALHKKTTQQNAEIVQS is encoded by the exons ATGGAGGACACTGTTGTTTATCAGGAGACCGAGTCCGTAGTACAGTTGTATTCTGAAAGACAGCAAAAGCAGTGGGGAGATAGCTTGAACGAGGAATCGGAAGTGGAATTACCTGCCAAA TTATATGGCCATATCAGTTTCTTGTTACACATAACGGTGAATCCTCAGATGGTGAAGGCATTGGTGGACTTTTGGAATCCTCCGTACACATGTTTTACGATAGATGGAATTGACATGGTTCCTACAATTGAAGAGTACACCTCGTTACTGCATTTGATGACACAGCGATCACCCTACCGTACTTATGTGCCTAATTCTAGGATTTCCTTAGCACGGGAGTTGTATAACCTTGCTGGGGTCAAGATTCAACGAACGGTAGGGGAAAGCAAAAGGATCACTTGGAAATGCTTGAAGGAGTTGTTGGAAGAAGAGAAAGGTGAAGAGGTTCAGATACATTTGTTTGCACTGGCCATATATGGCCTAATTGTATTTCCCAAAGAACTAGGGACCATTGATAGATCCACTATTTCTTTTGTGGGGCAAGTAAAGAATGGGGCTAATCCGATTCCCGGGATTTTGGCAGAAACCTTTCGATCTCTTAACAAGTGCAGGAGCAAGGGTCAGGAACGACTGAAATGTTGTGTATCATTACTCTATGTTTGGTTCGCCAGTCACCTGCCAAGTAACCAAGGGGGGTACCGTAACACCTTTTTAGCTCTTAGAATCTCCTTAGCCGAGTTCGAGGAGGCTCAGCAGAATGTTCAATGGAGCAAGGCTAACTGGaatgaaaaattacacaaactAAGGGAGTTGGGATTAGTTTGGCAAGCGCCATGGATGAACCATTCCAACATGATGTATCGATGTGGAAACTTCCCTTGGGTTCCGTTATTAGGTCCATGGGGAGGAATAGCATACGCTCCTTTGATGGCAAGAAGGCAAGTGGGAGCATCTCAGTTTGTGCCTATGACTCATGGATTAGCCGACTCAGACTTCGCATATGAAATAGGAGACACTCAAAATCAGATTAGAAAGTTCATGGTGGCTTGGAAACATGTGCACCTAATAGGTCCGGGTGATGAAATTGCCACAATCCAAGGAAATTATGAAGTATGGCGGGAAAACCGAGTAAACCCTCAACTCAAAAGAATCCCAGAAGTCGTTATTGAGCATGTTAAATCACCAAGCGCATGCATGCAATTGAAGCTACAAGGGGATCCATGCCCAGCAGAAAAGGGAGATGCAAGAGCAGAAGTAGAGAATCAGCAAAAGGAGGCACTAATCTCTGTCTATCGCAAGGAAATCAAGCAACAGAGGATTCGGTATATacaatcagaagaagaggtcgTGGCTCTAAGAAAGGAAAGACGAAGGCTTCGAGCAGCACTTGAACGGAAATCTCAAATGTTAGAAGATGCCCATACCGAAAGTAAAAAGAAATCGCTCTACATACAAGAGCTGGAGAGGCAGTGGAATGAGCAGAGAAGCAACTATAATCAAGTTCTGGAAAAGATGGAGCCGTGCATAACGAAAGCGGGCTACTGGGAGGCCAAGTTTCGGGCTTTGCATAAAAAGACGACACAGCAAAATGCAGAGATTGTGCAATCATGA